In one Chryseobacterium camelliae genomic region, the following are encoded:
- a CDS encoding class I SAM-dependent methyltransferase, whose translation MDKEILRSLIFRHLDGIVTAPIVASLIKREILCYIIDKKSISLSELTKIYKANEGYLNVALRSLASQGFLEYELNNTTDNIIISENSHTQFLQKYSPLYLKVISFQKKSVDIKNQVTDALFIEEFEKLTHSIKDNFGIAFSEDPEEKKVQEQILKHIEGCVIGPLIVYLGMTGMFHKYFMETSFQAAEFHKNSENFEIILDFLTHLEWFKKSGNTYKFTETGIYFAKRAASYGVTVSYLPLMNKMDELLFGNAGKIRDVEEGEDEIHVDRAMNVWGSGGAHSNYFKVANDFIIQIFNQPIHLQPKGVLDMGCGNGAFIQHIFETIERYTLRGKMLEEYPLFLVGADYNPAALKVTRANLINNDIWAKVIWGDIGNPKKLAEDLKDNYEIELSELLNIRTFLDHNRIWQAPGNKNPQRISTSTGAFAYRGKRLPNALVEESLKEHLELWLPYIQKNGLLIIELHSLAPKLTRENLGKTAATAYEATHGFSDQYILEIDVFRKICEETGLKIDKDLFRKFPNSELATVSINLLKA comes from the coding sequence ATGGATAAAGAAATTTTACGTTCGCTAATTTTCAGACATCTGGACGGGATTGTTACAGCTCCCATTGTGGCTTCGTTGATCAAGCGTGAAATCTTATGCTATATCATCGACAAAAAGAGCATTTCCTTATCAGAACTCACCAAAATCTACAAAGCCAACGAAGGCTATCTGAATGTTGCTTTACGGAGTTTGGCTTCACAAGGTTTCTTAGAGTATGAACTCAACAATACAACCGATAACATTATTATTTCAGAAAACAGCCATACACAATTTCTCCAAAAATACTCTCCTCTATATCTTAAAGTAATTTCTTTCCAAAAAAAATCGGTTGATATAAAAAATCAAGTTACAGATGCTTTATTTATCGAAGAATTTGAAAAACTTACCCATTCCATTAAAGATAATTTCGGAATTGCTTTTTCCGAAGATCCGGAAGAAAAAAAAGTCCAGGAACAAATCCTCAAACATATTGAAGGATGCGTAATCGGACCTCTCATTGTCTATCTTGGAATGACCGGAATGTTTCACAAATATTTTATGGAGACCTCTTTTCAGGCCGCAGAATTTCATAAAAACTCTGAAAACTTTGAAATTATTTTAGATTTCCTTACCCATTTAGAGTGGTTTAAAAAATCAGGAAACACTTATAAGTTTACAGAAACCGGAATTTACTTTGCCAAAAGAGCCGCTTCTTACGGAGTTACCGTTTCTTATCTTCCACTCATGAATAAAATGGACGAACTTTTATTCGGAAATGCCGGTAAAATAAGAGATGTTGAAGAAGGAGAAGATGAAATACATGTAGACAGAGCGATGAATGTTTGGGGAAGCGGAGGCGCTCATTCCAATTATTTTAAAGTCGCCAATGATTTTATCATTCAGATTTTTAATCAGCCTATTCATTTACAGCCCAAAGGCGTTTTGGATATGGGTTGCGGAAACGGCGCCTTCATCCAGCATATTTTTGAAACCATTGAAAGATATACGTTACGGGGAAAAATGCTTGAAGAATATCCTTTATTTCTGGTAGGCGCAGATTATAATCCGGCTGCATTGAAAGTAACAAGAGCCAACCTGATTAATAATGATATTTGGGCCAAAGTAATCTGGGGCGACATCGGAAATCCGAAAAAACTGGCAGAAGATTTAAAAGATAATTACGAAATTGAGCTTTCTGAGCTTCTCAATATCAGAACATTTCTAGACCATAACAGAATCTGGCAAGCTCCCGGCAACAAAAATCCACAAAGAATAAGTACTTCAACAGGAGCATTTGCATATCGTGGGAAAAGGCTTCCGAATGCATTAGTTGAAGAAAGTTTAAAAGAACATCTTGAACTTTGGCTTCCTTACATTCAAAAGAACGGACTTCTCATCATAGAACTTCATTCTTTGGCTCCAAAACTCACTCGTGAAAATCTGGGAAAAACTGCAGCTACCGCTTATGAAGCTACTCATGGCTTTTCAGATCAATATATTCTGGAAATTGATGTTTTCAGGAAAATCTGTGAAGAAACCGGTTTAAAAATCGACAAAGACCTTTTCCGGAAATTCCCGAACTCTGAGCTTGCAACGGTTTCCATTAATTTACTGAAAGCTTAA